From the Musa acuminata AAA Group cultivar baxijiao chromosome BXJ1-2, Cavendish_Baxijiao_AAA, whole genome shotgun sequence genome, one window contains:
- the LOC135597740 gene encoding OVARIAN TUMOR DOMAIN-containing deubiquitinating enzyme 12-like: MITYEQDSDIHHWGFDFLHCDLFSVPPYCGGTSQQDSSFYDTSYVGEGDIDPECATIENDEIIAHALQEELSQLAVAEASGSTHAEDECVQVSVLTQDWFSPYMRSYSPGNEDGQDEADDMEPSSSCSSPRENSYNGDEWSLELTDDFSDIEGEVGKRLNHMVSIPHVPRINGEIPSVDEATSDHQRLIDRLQMYDLIELKVQGDGNCQFRALSDQFYRSPEHHKFVRQQVLNQLKTRPEFYEGYVPMEYGDYLKKLSKSGEWGDHVTLQAAADSYGVKIFVITSFKDTCYIEILPSFQKSKRVIFLSFWAEVHYNSIYPEGDLPALDMKKKKRWWQFGNKY, from the exons ATGATTACCTACGAGCAAGATTCTGATATTCATCACTGGGGTTTCGATTTTCTTCACTGTGACCTATTTTCAGTCCCTCCATATTGTGGAGGCACCAGTCAGCAGGATTCCAGTTTCTATGATACTTCTTATGTTGGAGAAGGTGATATTGATCCAGAATGTGCAACCATTGAGAATGATGAAATTATTGCCCATGCTCTTCAAGAAGAACTTTCTCAACTTGCTGTTGCAGAAGCATCGGGATCTACACATGCAGAGGATGAGTGTGTTCAAGTATCTGTTCTTACACAGGATTGGTTTAGTCCATATATGAGAAGTTATAGTCCAG GGAATGAGGATGGCCAGGATGAGGCTGATGATATGGAACCCTCCAGTTCATGTTCTAGTCCTAGGGAGAACTCATATAACGGGGATGAATGGTCATTAGAATTAACGGATGATTTTTCAGATATCGAAGGTGAAGTTGGTAAAAGGTTGAATCACATGGTCTCCATTCCT CATGTTCCTAGAATTAATGGAGAAATTCCTTCTGTTGATGAAGCCACATCAGATCATCAGAGGCTCATAGACAG ATTGCAGATGTATGATTTGATTGAGCTCAAGGTCCAAGGAGATGGTAACTGTCAG TTCCGAGCACTATCAGATCAATTTTACCGGTCACCTGAGCACCACAAATTTGTGAGACAGCAAGTTCTCAATCAG CTCAAAACTCGTCCTGAGTTCTATGAGGGATATGTTCCTATGGAATATGGTGACTATTTGAAAAAGCTCTCAAA GAGTGGAGAATGGGGTGACCATGTGACTTTGCAGGCTGCTGCAGATTCG TATGGGGTCAAAATTTTTGTGATAACATCCTTCAAGGACACTTGCTACATTGAAATTTTGCCCAGCTTTCAGAAGTCTAAGCGAG TAATTTTCTTGAGCTTTTGGGCTGAGGTGCACTACAACTCAATTTACCCGGAAGGGG ATCTCCCTGCCTTAGatatgaagaagaaaaaaagatggtGGCAGTTTGGAAACAAGTATTAG